The Gemmata palustris genome includes a region encoding these proteins:
- a CDS encoding serine/threonine-protein kinase produces the protein MSGTSQNGSPEVQPRIPGLDLGEKIGEGSTSTVYCAVHRTLQRTVAVKILCAPAGENPAPPTWLREPQLMASLTHPHVVTVYDAGEVGGYNYMVMEFAAGGALRSRMRPGHPWPPDEATRLLDRIAGALDHIHERGILHLDLKPENVLFADDGEIKITDFGISVAHTGAGARLEGGYFCGTLDYCAPEYRAGLALDERADVFSLATVAYELFTGRLPGRVYVPALRHNPRLPKSLDDALRRGLARDPDERYASIKQFQTALAGACRKNAGRVNHRALAALGIIAALVILPLAVAKWWRPTAVADPEPSGTQAVDGERPDRLVVLYDRSDDLALFTGPDGRGLVGSLGAPVERVPAEAGGTPLPPGLPLSVWPAPRPVLAIRSPSAWGFVYPLQDRTLAQRVVTNWPDLLRAVAPSGQNLVKAGGFDGDCLAPGHAGALWRGGNSAGWSASRQITLDRPRDRPDNPALLLTNLDPSQSGNLLGTYQPLAQAPPAGAVLVLRYRARSLHGHGSLAVYSGMPVAIPDDETGPVAARVRGLGPQLSADPSASGPAPWLYRCPNWVIPTTQWRTYLVVCELPPYPTQRLHRNLVIDLAATPQAATDQVWVDDVELFVWRPEGKP, from the coding sequence ATGTCCGGCACGTCCCAGAATGGTTCCCCCGAGGTCCAGCCCCGCATCCCGGGGCTGGACCTCGGGGAAAAAATCGGCGAGGGCAGTACGAGCACGGTGTACTGCGCCGTTCACCGCACCCTCCAGCGCACTGTGGCCGTGAAGATTCTGTGCGCCCCGGCGGGCGAGAATCCGGCGCCCCCGACGTGGCTGCGCGAGCCGCAGTTGATGGCGTCACTGACGCACCCGCACGTCGTCACCGTTTACGACGCCGGGGAGGTCGGAGGCTACAACTATATGGTCATGGAGTTCGCGGCGGGCGGTGCGCTTCGGTCCCGGATGCGCCCCGGTCATCCGTGGCCGCCGGACGAGGCCACACGGCTTTTGGACCGCATTGCCGGGGCGCTCGATCACATCCACGAGCGAGGGATTTTGCACCTCGACCTCAAGCCCGAGAACGTCCTGTTCGCCGACGACGGGGAAATCAAGATCACCGACTTCGGGATCTCGGTCGCACACACCGGCGCGGGTGCGCGGCTCGAGGGCGGGTACTTTTGTGGCACGCTCGATTACTGTGCCCCGGAGTACCGTGCGGGCCTGGCGCTCGACGAACGTGCCGACGTCTTCTCGCTGGCCACCGTCGCTTACGAACTGTTTACCGGTCGGCTCCCCGGCCGCGTGTACGTTCCCGCCCTTCGTCACAACCCCCGGCTGCCCAAGTCGCTCGACGACGCCCTCCGGCGCGGGTTGGCCCGCGACCCGGACGAGCGCTACGCTTCGATTAAGCAGTTCCAAACGGCCCTGGCCGGAGCGTGCCGCAAAAACGCCGGCCGCGTGAATCACCGGGCGCTTGCCGCGCTCGGGATAATCGCCGCGCTGGTGATTCTTCCGCTGGCGGTGGCCAAGTGGTGGCGCCCGACCGCGGTGGCCGATCCCGAGCCTTCCGGTACTCAGGCAGTGGACGGCGAGCGCCCGGACCGGCTGGTCGTCCTCTACGATCGGTCCGATGATTTGGCGCTCTTTACAGGGCCGGACGGTCGAGGCTTGGTGGGCAGTCTGGGCGCGCCTGTGGAAAGAGTGCCGGCGGAAGCGGGGGGCACGCCCCTTCCGCCCGGCCTTCCGCTTTCTGTCTGGCCCGCTCCTCGGCCCGTTCTGGCGATCCGTTCCCCGAGCGCTTGGGGGTTCGTCTATCCACTTCAGGATCGCACGCTGGCGCAGCGCGTGGTGACCAACTGGCCCGATCTGCTACGGGCGGTCGCACCGAGCGGGCAAAACCTCGTAAAAGCCGGCGGGTTCGACGGGGACTGTCTGGCTCCGGGGCACGCGGGCGCGCTGTGGCGGGGTGGGAACTCCGCGGGGTGGAGCGCGAGCCGTCAAATCACCCTGGACCGCCCGCGGGACCGGCCCGACAACCCGGCCCTCCTGCTCACGAACCTGGACCCGTCCCAGAGTGGGAATCTCCTGGGCACCTACCAACCCCTGGCACAGGCACCGCCCGCCGGAGCGGTGCTGGTGCTGCGCTACCGCGCCCGTTCCCTCCACGGGCACGGAAGTTTGGCCGTCTATTCCGGCATGCCGGTCGCGATCCCGGACGACGAAACGGGGCCGGTTGCGGCCCGGGTTCGCGGCCTCGGTCCGCAACTCTCTGCGGACCCCAGTGCCTCCGGCCCGGCCCCGTGGCTGTACCGGTGTCCCAACTGGGTCATACCGACGACCCAGTGGCGCACTTACTTAGTTGTCTGCGAACTCCCACCCTATCCCACTCAGCGCCTCCATCGCAACTTGGTAATCGACCTCGCCGCGACGCCCCAAGCGGCGACCGATCAGGTTTGGGTCGACGACGTCGAGTTGTTCGTCTGGCGCCCGGAGGGCAAGCCGTGA
- a CDS encoding tyrosine-type recombinase/integrase, whose product MKAAGIPKRDERGRTIDVHAMRTTFGTRLSTSGTAPRTAQAAMRHSDIKLTMNTYTDPKLLEVRQAVERLPAFAPNRAEPHQPVPESAGTGDPKGQFLAIPDTMRAMTARLSEERAQCETLEVSTKKPQ is encoded by the coding sequence ATGAAAGCGGCCGGCATCCCGAAGCGCGACGAGCGCGGCCGAACAATTGATGTTCACGCCATGCGGACCACGTTCGGCACTAGGCTTTCGACATCGGGCACCGCGCCGCGAACCGCACAAGCCGCCATGCGGCACTCCGACATCAAGCTCACGATGAACACGTACACCGATCCGAAATTGCTCGAAGTGCGGCAAGCGGTTGAACGGCTCCCCGCGTTCGCCCCGAACCGAGCGGAACCACACCAACCGGTTCCCGAAAGTGCTGGAACTGGTGACCCGAAGGGGCAATTTCTGGCTATTCCTGACACGATGAGAGCGATGACGGCGCGTTTGAGCGAAGAACGGGCACAGTGCGAAACACTGGAAGTGTCAACGAAAAAACCTCAGTGA